Below is a genomic region from Ancylomarina subtilis.
TGGGAGATCAACTACCTTGATTGAGGAATGTAAACGTGTGATCGAAACAGATAAGGCTTTTTCTGATTATTCTCAAGAGCATGGAATGGCAGAATCTTTTTATAAATATGCCTCTCCCAAAGCGGTTATGTTACGTGATAATTCCTATCCTATTATAGGGAATGAGAACATAAAAGCGTTATTGTCATCAACAGAAAAAACAAATCATATCTTAACCTGGGAACCTCAATATGCCGATGTCTCATCATCTAGAGATATGGCCTACACTTATGGGTATTACAAATACATCACACCAGATTCAACCTATAGAGGTTGTTATGTTTCCATTTGGAAAAAGGATATGCATGATCAGTGGAAATTTGTGTTTGATGCCGGAAGTAGTGGTTTAGGCAAAGAAAAATCGGAATAAACATGTTCAAATAGTTAGATATTGAACTCTATTTACAGTATAATTATAAAATTTGTTGAGTATTTATAAAAATAATTCATTCATAATTATTATATTTCATCAAATTAAGTAAATTTACCACGCTATTAATAACAAAAAATTTAAGTAATGCCACAAGGTACCGTAAAATTCTTTAATGAAACTAAAGGTTTTGGTTTTATTAAAAACAATGAGACAGACGAAGACATCTTTGTACACGTAACAGGATTAATTGATAAAATTGATCAGGGTGACGTTGTTACTTTTGATGTTGTTGAAGGAAAAAAAGGAATGAATGCTGTTAATGTAAAAATTGACTAATTCCTCTATTCTTTTTGTCAAAGCTCAATGTGAATTGGGCTTTTTTTATGCCCTTAATTTTGCAAAAACACCTGAAACTTTCCTAAAATCTATCTGTATTCGAGTTTTTCATCTCTGTGTATTGTTATATATTTGTTAGATGATTAATACAGATGAAAAACTCATACTCCTAAATAAGATCAGTGCCGATACACTGATGGAACATTTAGGAATTATTTATACTGAAGTTGGTGATGATTACCTGGTTGCAGAAATGCCTGTAAGCTCCAAACATTATCAACCCATGCGAATACTTCATGGAGGTGCAACACTTGCTCTAGCAGAGTCAGTGGGGAGCGCTCTGTCTGTTATTCATATTGATCTAAATCGATTTGATGTAAAAGGCATGGAAATAAATGCCAATCATATTCGCAGCATTAAAAAAGGGACACTCCGAGCTAAGGCAAAGTTTATCCATAAAGGAAGAACAAGTCATATTGTTGAGATTACAATTTGTAATGAGCAGG
It encodes:
- a CDS encoding cold-shock protein, with product MPQGTVKFFNETKGFGFIKNNETDEDIFVHVTGLIDKIDQGDVVTFDVVEGKKGMNAVNVKID
- a CDS encoding PaaI family thioesterase; this encodes MINTDEKLILLNKISADTLMEHLGIIYTEVGDDYLVAEMPVSSKHYQPMRILHGGATLALAESVGSALSVIHIDLNRFDVKGMEINANHIRSIKKGTLRAKAKFIHKGRTSHIVEITICNEQDKLISICRLTNVVLKKQL